The Rhizobium sp. CCGE531 genomic sequence CGAATGTCGACGAGATGACTTCGCCGCGGACGGAGCGCTGCATGTCGGTCACTTCTTCCGGACGCTCGTCGATCAAGAGAACGATCAGATAGCAGTCAGGATGATTGGCCGTGATCGAATGGGCGATATTCTGCAGCAGGACGGTCTTACCCGTGCGCGGCGGCGCGACGATCAGGCCGCGCTGACCCTTGCCGAGCGGCGCCACCAGGTCGATCACGCGCGGCGAGAGATCCTTCGACGTGGGCACGTCAAGCTCCATGCGGAACCGGTCGTTCGGATAGAGCGGCGTCAGGTTGTCGAAGTGAACCTTGTGACGGATCTTTTCGGGATCGTCGAAATTGATGGTGTTGACTTTCAGCAGCGCGAAATAGCGTTCGCCTTCCTTCGGGCCGCGGATCGGTCCCTCGACCGTGTCGCCCGTCTTCAGCGAGAAGCGGCGAATCTGGGAGGGGGAGATGTAGATATCGTCCGGGCCGGGGAGATAGTTGGCATTGGCGGAACGCAAGAAACCGAAGCCGTCCTGCAGAACCTCGACGACGCCCTCGCCGATGATTTCCACGTCCTGGCTCGCCAGTTCTTTCAGGATGGCAAACATCAATTCCTGTTTGCGCATGGTGCTTGCATTCTCGACCTCGAGCGACTCGGCAAACGCCAGGAGATCGGTCGGGGATTTATTTTTCAGTTCCTGAAGCTTCATTTCAGCCATGAAGGGAATTACTCATTTTTAGGAGGGAAAAGGCAATGTTGCTCGTATTCAGAACCGCGATAGGGGCGCTCGCGGGCGACAGAATGGATACATGCCACGAAGAGAAGATGGCGGGAAAATAGCGACTCACTTTCTGAACCGCAAGGGGGGCACGCAAAATGAGGGAAATTTTAGCGTCGCCCCTCATGTCGCCCCTGATAGAGCGCCACTTTACGAAAAAGGCTTCACGACCACGAGGATGACGATTGCGATCATCAGCAATGTCGGCGCCTCGTTCATGACACGCCAATAGCGCGCCGAATGCTTGTTTTCATCGCGGGCAAAGGCGCGTACCGCACTGCTGAAATGACCGTGAACAGCCGATAGCAGCACGACGAGACCAATCTTCGCATGCAGCCAGCCGCCCCGGAAACCATAGACAGACCAGGCAAGATAGAGCCCGAAAATCCACGTCAGGATCATCGCCGGCGTGA encodes the following:
- the rho gene encoding transcription termination factor Rho, coding for MAEMKLQELKNKSPTDLLAFAESLEVENASTMRKQELMFAILKELASQDVEIIGEGVVEVLQDGFGFLRSANANYLPGPDDIYISPSQIRRFSLKTGDTVEGPIRGPKEGERYFALLKVNTINFDDPEKIRHKVHFDNLTPLYPNDRFRMELDVPTSKDLSPRVIDLVAPLGKGQRGLIVAPPRTGKTVLLQNIAHSITANHPDCYLIVLLIDERPEEVTDMQRSVRGEVISSTFDEPAVRHVQVAEMVIEKAKRLVEHGRDVVILLDSITRLGRAYNTVVPSSGKVLTGGVDANALQRPKRFFGAARNIEEGGSLTIIATALIDTGSRMDEVIFEEFKGTGNSEIVLDRKVADKRIFPAMDILKSGTRKEDLLVPRQDLQKIFVLRRILAPMGTTDAIEFLIDKLKQTKNNPDFFDSMNT